A genomic window from Silene latifolia isolate original U9 population chromosome Y, ASM4854445v1, whole genome shotgun sequence includes:
- the LOC141628393 gene encoding uncharacterized protein LOC141628393 — MVFNFALLSHLITVTPQNTSGLEDRKKFDNEKKNKLSSEFRMPLNYPRYNKEDYAKMEEWKVDMLLKQYGLDNHVNGTLEEKRKFAMGAFLWPDQL; from the coding sequence ATGGTGTTCAACTTTGCTTTGTTGTCTCACCTCATAACAGTTACACCACAAAATACAAGCGGTCTTGAAGATCGTAAAAAGTTTGATAACGAGAAGAAGAATAAGCTGAGTAGTGAATTTCGGATGCCTCTTAATTATCCGAGGTATAACAAGGAAGATTACGCGAAAATGGAAGAATGGAAGGTGGATATGTTGCTTAAGCAATACGGTCTTGATAATCATGTCAATGGTACGCTTGAAGAGAAGAGAAAGTTTGCTATGGGAGCATTCTTGTGGCCTGATCAACTCTAA